In Plasmodium brasilianum strain Bolivian I chromosome 12, whole genome shotgun sequence, the genomic window aatgGTATACACACATGTAGACTTATGCACATGCACATGTCCATATGCATACACTTCTAACAAAAGGGCGATAtgcttattaaaaatgaagggAATTTAAAAGGGGGTGGGGGTAAGTGCATAAACAACAGTTCACATGGGATAAAAGCCAACATATGCCAttggtaaaataaaactattttGGATGCAAGGGAATGCATAGATAAATACTTAATTCTGAATAAAATATGCGCATGCACATGtatggaaaaaagaaaaaaaattagcacTTCTTTCCCGTGAGATATCGAAAAACGCGGAGGGCGACAAAGTTAATAGAAGTAAAACGTTGAGGTGTGCCCCactgctactgctactgctgctactgctactgctgctactgctactgctactgctgctactgctactactactactactactactactactactactactactactactactactactactactactactactactactactgcgcAACTGaaaaaatgttcataaaGAGTGGATGATTTTTGACCTGATCGTACGTTCCCACTGAGCTTATTTCCCCATCATCAACGATAATTACCTTATCCATTTGATGCAGAATTTTTGCTGAGTGCGTAATATAGATTATAGTTTTATTTGGTAGTAACATGTTAATAAGACTGAATAGCTTGTCTATATTTGCTTCATCTAAAAAGGAAGTAATTTCatcaaaaatgtatattgGTGTATCTTTCATAAGGGAGCGAATTATTGATAATCTCTGTTTTTGTCCTGATGAGATGGAATCATTTTGAATAATTGTATGAATATGTTCAGGCATTGAGCgaatgaaattatttaaatttagttCTTCACATAATACATTTACTGTTGCATTTATTATGTCTAATTTGTGTCCATAATGATTCAACAATTCGTAGTTATTTCTGTACAATTCTGTAGATACTTTATCAGTTAAAATAGTTTTATTCATACAACTATTGCTGTTTGTTGTATCTGTGGTATCATCATCTTCAACTCCatcttttacattttcacgtattattaattctttttctcctcgaatgaaagaaatatattcttcCTCGGAAGAATTTAAAGAGGGACTAATATTATCTTTACCCTCTATAATATTATTCGAAAATcttttagaattattatgatatatcTTGTATGAAATGTGTTCATTTTTGTGTGTTAAATTGGATGAAGCGTTATCACTTGTTTGGTTCCCTAGCATGATGGCCtgaaaacaaatttttttgcGTATCAAATTTTCAAAGTCCATACTgtcaaaaattatttttggtGTCCTACTACTGTCCTTTCTTTCCCAGTTGTTACCAATTccactactactactacccCGCCCACAACTGTaactgattttttttttttttttccactttTTTCTTCCTCCCTTTGAACAGGTATCAGCGCGTAAGTTAAATTCTCATAAAGGGACCTATTCAAAACACAGCACTCCTGCTCATTGATAGacacaatattttttttaaaaaatgttttgtctatatcttttatattataattatcaacatatatattacctTCGTATTCATATTcctttgttaataatttccATAATGTGGATTTACCTGACCCACTTTTTCCTACAATGGctactttttcatttttatttatttcaaaatttatatttgtcaACACTTTCTTTTTCCTATTTTCATCATAACTGTTATATGAAAAGTGTACATTTTCAAATCTTATCGACCCCCTAACCTCTCGAGGAAACCTGTTATTTTCATCCGCTGGTAGGGACTTCCGGGGGGTGCAAACGTTCCCCTCTACTCTGCCACTATTAGTACTGCTCTCATTAGTAGtagtactactactactactactactattatctGTATTGCATACATTATTAATGCAGCCATTGCTACTGCCATCATTTATATTGCCTATCTTCTTGTGCGGCTCTAAAACAAGGCTATAGTTCCTCTGGATGATGTCGGCCATTGGTGGACAGTTCTCCTCATGAGGATCGTTACTACTGTTGTACTTGCTCAATGCCTCACTGCTTCCACATGTGTGAGTACCTACTGGGGGCACGTCGataatttcataaattttgcGTAAACTTAAGTGAAGAATGCTTAGGTCCTTCTTCAGCTTAATCATACCTATTAGGCCCAAACCTAACATACTACTATAAGCAATAAAAGAGACAAGCTGACCATGGGTAATATTATTCTTACTGAGTTCGATTTTACCAAAACATAAAATTGAACAAATAACAAGATTAGTAcctatatttaaaaaagaataaaacaaGGATTCACAATGGACATATTTAtcattcaatttttttgtgaattttAACTCATcggaaaaatatttattttcataattttcatttgcaaataaagaaataatattttttttttttaaaatgtcgGAAAAACGAGccatttgtttttcttcAAAATGAGCTACATCCAtcttaatatttcttaaccttctcaaaataaataatgcaaaGAAACCATATGCTGGTACAATgataatacataattttgtCAAATAAGAGGAGATAAAAACCATCGATATAATACCTCCTAttattgaatttatataacGTAAGATTTGAGTTATACATGTAATCAATTCCTTCgatgataattttatttcattaaatgtGCAGTTCACTAAATAGTCAGCTGatttagttttattaaaCTTCTCATCATTCTGTGTAATTATCTTATAATGTACTTGTCTCTTTAATCGGTATTCCACTCTtgtaatacatttatttgtaaAGTATATTCTAAAATAAGATGCTAACCCTCCACATACAAAATAGggcaaaaaattaaatatagtaCTTACTGTCTTATTATTATCTGatttgaataaaaatttttttaaaaaattcgtTTTTTGCAATAATGTTATTAACAAATTAGACTTGGTATATTCCCCATCCTCTGCTTCAACACATTGACCCATTATTTTTGGATAACTTAAATTTGTATATGCATTAATAGCTAAAAATAGTAAAGCTATGGACAGCAGTGTTTTCTCATACGCGGTCATGTCTTTTACTGCCCTCAGTATGTAGTTCATCCGTTCTGTTCCCCCTCCTACTACTCCTTTTACCATTTCTTCTCTTCTTACTACTCCTTTTACCATTTCTTCTCTTCCTACTACTCCTTTTACCATTTCTTCTCTTCCTACTACTCCTTTTACCATTTCTTCTCTTCCTACTACTCCTTTTACCATTTCTTCTCTTCTTACTACTCCTTTTCCCATTTCTTCTCTTCCTACTACTCCTTTTCCCATTTCTAAGCCATCTACACTTCGGATGCTCCGTTTAGGATTGTCAATACTCGCATCCCCTGTATCATTATGACCAAACATGTTACGAATACTTTCTAAATAACGACCTGTACCTCTTCTTTCACCTTCCCCTAATTTTCGAAGAGCATTTCCCATTTTGCATGCAATATCTGATTCTTCACGTCGTCTCTATGGCGTTCCTATCAAATCCTTTTGATGCCTCTAACGTTCCTATAGCACCTCAATAACATCCTTATGACGTCTCTATAACGTCCCTATAATGTGCTTATAACACTTGTGTTTGTAAGtttgaatatatttcttGCGTACGTACATGCCGCTTTACATGTGTACGCAAATTTTCCCGTAACATAGCAATAACATAGTTCTTTTTATGAAGCTAATTAAATAATCAATGGAAAACCCATGCTAAGCcgaaattatagaaaaaaaaaaaaaaaaagtagcaGTACAATGCAACACAATAAAATTAGcacaaaatgaacaaaatgaacaaaatgaacaaaataaactaTACTACAATACAATgtagtacaaaaaaaaaaaaaaaaaaaatacaaaaaacgagaacatgataaaatatagtaagatataataatatgtaataattgataataaaatgaGTTACCACCACAAAAACATACACCTCATTTAAAATGCtctaataattaatatgcattgtttttacatttataaaaaaaaaaaaaaaaaaaaaaaaaaaaaaaaaaaaatccattCTGAGGAAATACAGCTTTGTCGGAAGAACATGGTCTGCAAGAtgattaatttaataatatatgtgatgtataaaaataaagaggaaaattaaaatgaaaatgaaaattaaattcaaaaattaaattaaaaaattagaaacgAACAATTCCACTGTACCTTTTTTGCATGTTCTGTCAAAACTGACAAATTTTTGTCCCCcatttattttccatttcgttttatttttcgcCATTTTTTGGTCACATATTTTGCTAAATTAATTTACCTGTATTTTAAGAATTTATTACTCCCCTATATTTCACGAATTTATTCATCttacatttttcctttttttttttttttttatattttcctgaAATCTTTGCTATGCTGTAATTTTGAACAGAGTGTAGTTTGTAATAATCTCACTTGTGATGTATCGCATATAAACAAagttatatacgtatacccATACGTATGCCCGTATGTTTGCCCATATGCATGCACGCATGTTTGCccatatgtatgcacgtatgttTGCCCATgtgtatgcacgtatgtatgaAGGGGTACAACTATAACGCACAGCGTATGCCTTGCTTGTTAACTGTCAAAGAAAGCATAATTTACGTGTAGTCATTTGCTTATTTTTCATGatatgcaaaaaaagaaatctgcataaattttcaactcataaaatttgtaaaattgtTGAGGGGACGCAATatgtcttcttttttatagaagaggaaaaaaaaaaaaaaagaaacaaaaaagcaaagaagcaaagaagcaaaaaagCAAAGAAGCAAAGAAgcaaagaagcaaaaaagCAAATAAGCAAATAAGCAAAGAAgcaaagaagcaaaaaagCAAAGAAGCAAAGAAgcaaagaagcaaaaaagcaaataagcaaaaaagCAAAGAAGCAAAGAAGCAAAGAAGCAAAGAAGCAAAGAAgcaaagaagcaaaaaagcaaataagcaaaaaagCAAAGAAGCAAAGAAGCAAAGAAGCAAAGAAGCAAAGAAgcaaagaagcaaaaaagCAAATAAGCAAAGAAgcaaagaagcaaaaaagCAAAGAAGCAAAGAAgcaaagaagcaaaaaagCAAAGAAGCAGAGAAACAAAGAGACAAACATACGAACAAAGAAACTCACGACGAAGCAAAAGGGAAACTCTGTGCTTATTGAGAAATTTCTCTTGCGTTTAGTTAATCACGCATGTGTAAGATAAATGAACTCGTTAGCTTATCGACTCTTTgacatataatacatatttgcGAAAGgctgaaataaataaagtgGAATGTGGTATAGAAGAAGTGTGCGaggatatttatataagttCTTACGTAAACACAGCAAAGTGCACATGATTATGCATTagtatgtatgtgtttatatgAGTATTTTGCTTATGCTTGCATATGCttacgtgcatatataagGACGTATTAAAAACGCATACTTCATTAAATATGCTCCAACGAAGTCTATCATCATAGAAAGGATTAGCACAAATAGTCccgtatatatgtgcataaaaaaaaaaaaaagctttttacaaaaaggaagttacaaaaaaaaaaagagtagcataaatatatgaatatcaaataaaagaaaaacaaaagcaTACTCTATATACTTAGCATTTTAGAatagtaaatttttaattttgcgctttataatataaaccccctgcgtgtgtgtgtgtgtgtgtgtgtgtagaaataattaaaataagcaATTATACTAAGATGAGTGATAAGGAAGCTAAGAAAGAAGCtattgaaattatttatgaaatttCAAATATTCTAAATGTAAACCTAGATAAAGAAACCattgttatattaatacaattaTGTGAATATGGAGTTAGTCCCAAGATCCTTtcacatattattattcagtTAAAAAAGGAACGGGAGAAATTTTTGCAAAACTTAGATggcaatataaataatttcaagCAAGGAAACGCTTAGGTCGTCCCATGCACCAACATCATGAACGTGCATAAACCAAAAGAGAAAGaggcgtatatatatgcacacgtGAACATAATGGTGAACGAACTGGTTAACATATCGGTAAACATACTAGTAAACATACGCATGTATTTACGCTAAAGGACCTAATATGTCATGTATACAGGGAAAAAAGCAGAATGATTAATATTTCCCTCAAAAGGAAGATAAAtgaatttcatttttttttaagaatttcCAGGTGCATATATTCATTTGGTACctgtaatataatattttctaaaactTGTCTTCAGCAATGTTATTTCCATTCATAACATTATTCGTTTGTGTTTCTtcgttttttcgtttttttgtTACCATTCTCAttgttttttgttcatttgttcattccTTATATACTTCgggcatttatttttattttattttgctttattttgttttatattatttcatttcttaCTTTTGTGTGTGCCTTTTTCTTCGAACAACTGCTGGGAAGCTTTAGCTGTTTTTCCTTATAAACGAAAGagaggaataaaaatataaattacaaaagtAGAAAGGGATGGCAtcagaataaaattttttagctAGCAAAAATTTGCAGAGGAAGGGATAACCAATCCATTGGAAATTAATGGAAATTAATGGAAAACCAAAGGAAAAacagaaggaaaaaaagaaggaaaaaaagaaggaaaaaaggaaggaaaaaaggaaggaaaaaaggaaggaaaaaaggaaggaaaaaaggaaggaaaaaaagaaggaaaaaaagaaggaaaaaaagaaggaaaaaaagaaggaaaaaaaaaaaaaaaaaaaaaaaaaaaaaaaaaaaaaaaaaaaaaaaaaaaaaaaaaaaaaggaaaaaaaaaaaaaggaaaaaaaaaaattgtaaagaGTACAACCCAAAACATAAAGTGCATAATCAAATCGTTCGCATGTTTTACCTTTTTcgtgtaattttttaaaacttcaaaaaaaacgagaaatttttattttaaaaaaaaataaataaatactgCAAACATGTACCCAGTACAGAACGCACATTAACGGATACACGCGTATACAAGTGtaaacatacacacataaacATACGCGGGTaaaacatacacatacaaacACATACTTGTGTAAACTTATTCATGCGCGTATGCATACGTGCAAAATAAGTACACCATTTCTTTCACCTAAATGGGTAAGTTAAGattcaaattaaaaaaaaaaaaaaaaaggaaaaataatgatatatccTTCGTATCGTGTaaggaaaatttttcaaCATATTAGTGCAAAGCCTAAAATTGTTCTTGAAATTACGAATAACCGAACTTAAGTACCAGGAAGAAAAATACGCACAACTATAGTTTATTTGTATGAAGGTTTAAATGTTCAAATGGGTATAATTGCGTAggacaaaaaataaaaataattaaaaaatgtaagaagTGAACTGTTTAATGCATAATGTGTAATGCTTAATGCGTAATGCCTAACGCgtaatgtaaaatttaaaattgtcTTAACGGGTTACGACCTTTTTTGAGAAAGTTCtaattgaattttttttttttttttttctgttgtAACGCAAAGAATTTCGCACgaacatttttcatttacccACCTACCACACATGCATAgcaaaatatgtatgtatgaactATAACATGCATActgtatacgtatgtacgtatatacatatacacgtatacttacataaacatatatacctgCATGTCTGTGTTTTTTTAAAGTCCGTAAAATATTTGCACTGCTGATCTACTGCTTCGGtcgcaatttttttttttttttttaatttcctttCAACTCTATTTGAAGGCAGCcttataattgtttttcttGCACAAATTATGcttaaattttttgcaaGTGCCCTTGGAAAAACCGTACAGTTTTGCTAATTACATGTATACTCAAATACGCTagtatatttacatgtgtacataatatatgcacacacacGACAGACCAAATCGTTATCGCTAATCCAAACGATAACGCCAAACCCAACAGCTATTGTAACTCCTACTCTAACGCTACGCCTAAGCTTGCCCAGAGTTCAAGGTTCCCCTAAGATGAGacgaaaaaaatggaaaattatGAATCACCCtcagaaattttaaaaaaaaaagaaaaggaaaaagctCAAGAAAGTAAAgaaggaaatgaaaaaaaagagaagctAAAATTTATTGATATCTTTAACGAAAATGATGATATAGATAAGAATGAAGTAGAGATTattaatttcttaaaaaaaaaaaaagtaatacataaaagaaaaggaaagaatAATGATCCAAACCCATATATTGAAGATACTTATAATATAGACATGACCGATATAGTGAGTTCGAATTTTGCTACGTCGAATTCGTATATTGAAAAGAATGACGTCCATTCGAAAGAGAACAAATATAATCGAAACAgaacaatatataatgattctgtgtatgataattataatgcTACATACTTAATCAATGAGATATATAGATTAAAGGCAGAAGTAGAAGAGTCTTtacaaaaagaatataaaacaaatgagCAGAAAAAAGTGGTTGAAGAGAAGAATAACCTTCTTAGTATAAGTATTGatgatatgaaaaaagaaattgaaaaattaaagaatatttatgaTGAGGAAATTGTTAAAGTAAAAGAGTCTTATGATAGGCGTATTGACATTCTCACGAACGAAATACATGAAAAAGaacatttttacaaaaaaaaaatagaagcaTTTGAAAAGGAGTCCTCCACGCAACTGTACGAGTGCGAAGCCAAATACCTCagtgaaaagaaaaaaaatgaagagaagGATGCATTGATGGAAAGAGTCCAAgcggaaaaggaaaatatggCGGCagatatggaaaaaatggcAGCGGATATGAATAAAACGAAAGAGGAGATGGGAAAAATAGAGGAAGAATTAGGCAGAATGACTAAGGACAGGGAACAAATTACCAAGAAGATGGAAAACATAACTAAACAGTTTAATACCCAGCTGGAGGATATGCAAAACAAAGTAGACGAAGCAAACTCTATGgagaaaaatttttcaaatatgcTAAGTGGTGAACGGGAAAAAAGTGAGCAGCAAAAATTGACCATAGAGAAAtacgaaaaagaaatacaaaattttaaaagtatcattgatgaaaaaaacgaaagcattaaaaatatggttAAGGATATattattgataaaaaatgtGTACGAAGAATTAGTGAAGGAAAAACAACTGAATGAAGTGAGTAAAAAGAAACTAGTAAAAAGAATTGaggaatatgaaaaagattTGTTATAtctgaaaaataatatagaagGGTATAGAGTAAATAACGACAAGTTGAGAAAACATAATGAATtgttaaatgaatatattaggaaaaaggaaaaagaaattactactctttttaatgaaaacaaatatttgaaaaaagaaaattttgtatttaataaaaattttcttagtataaaaagaggaaaaagcAACCAACTGGGAAAATATTCTTCCGATTCTACAAATATTGATCAAAAGGGGAAGATTTCTACTTGTACTACTAGTGAAGAGGAGGATATCATAGGAATAGAAGAAATACATACAAAGAGAAGGGTAAATGCTTCACTTGGTAAGGATGTAGCACAAATAGATGATGTACTATCTCATGATGCATTAACGATGAAATGCACCAATTGGTGCACGAATGATCccgaaaaggaagaaaacgGAAGGAAAAAATCAATCGAAAATGAGAAATATACAAAGGgggcgaaaaaaaaaaaaaaaaaaaatggagcaGGAAAGAAGGAAGATGTATtaggtaaaaataaagaagcattaataaaaaagaataatatacagtcaaaaaaaaaaaaagagaacaaCAATGCTATCGTTTTAGGAGAGACAGGTATTTTATGTCCTAAAAAATACACCTTCAATATATGTGAGCCTAAGCCAAATGGGGTGGAAGAATCGGCAAGGTGTGCGAAGAGGGCCCTGCGAAACGATAAAAAGGAAGGTACCAGTGATAGAGCAGAAGGGGGAAGTCAGGGTAGTGTTCGGTGTAGTTCACATATGGGGAAGTACTGTTGCAATGGAAGAAGTAGACGTGATGCAAGCAGTAATCTTAATAAAAGCAGTAGCTGTTGTAAAAGCAGCAGTCTTGATGCAGACCCAAATAAGGCATATTGTGGGTGTACCAACTATAAGGATCCCAAACAGGAGAATAGTGCAGTGAACGACAAAGAAGTAAACCTTAAGGAGTTCAGAAATAGCTTATCCAATTTTGTTATGTTAAATAGTTCAATATGTAGAGAGGATGGAAAAGTCGACAAGTGGCATGCCCTCTCGAATACgctaagaaaaaaaacatcaAGAGAGAGGCAAGTAGGGGAAGCAGACGAAGCAGACGAAGCAGACGAAGCAGACGAAGCAGACGAAGCAGACGAAGCAGACGAAGCAGACGAAGCAGACGAGGCGGACGAGGCAGACGAGGCAGATGAAACAGACGAAGCAGACGAGGCGGACGAGGCAGACGAGGCAGATGAAACAGACGAGGCAGGTGAAGCAGATGAAACAGATGAAGCAGACCAAGCGGATGAAGTGAACgaagaagaaagaaaaaaaaaacccaATGTTTTGTTATCTAAAATTAGAAGCACGAACACTAACCTATTTAACAAAGAATTATGcagtaataaatatttgtacgatttaaatttatataatttaaaaaagtgtAATATGTTTAGTCTTAGCAATAATATATTGactgaaggaaaaaaaaaaaaaaaaaaaaaaaaaaaaatatacagtaTTAATAGTCTATATGATAGTAATACTAGTATCATAAAAGATATGAACAacaataatatgaacaagaacacatttttaaaaaattacaatagCGAAAAGGAAATACCGTCTTTTCCTGTGTTAACAAATATTACATCatataatacaaatgaaaaaaaaataatgggaGGTACAAATA contains:
- a CDS encoding ABC transporter B family member 5, which produces MGNALRKLGEGERRGTGRYLESIRNMFGHNDTGDASIDNPKRSIRSVDGLEMGKGVVGREEMGKGVVRREEMVKGVVGREEMVKGVVGREEMVKGVVGREEMVKGVVRREEMVKGVVGGGTERMNYILRAVKDMTAYEKTLLSIALLFLAINAYTNLSYPKIMGQCVEAEDGEYTKSNLLITLLQKTNFLKKFLFKSDNNKTVSTIFNFLPYFVCGGLASYFRIYFTNKCITRVEYRLKRQVHYKIITQNDEKFNKTKSADYLVNCTFNEIKLSSKELITCITQILRYINSIIGGIISMVFISSYLTKLCIIIVPAYGFFALFILRRLRNIKMDVAHFEEKQMARFSDILKKKNIISLFANENYENKYFSDELKFTKKLNDKYVHCESLFYSFLNIGTNLVICSILCFGKIELSKNNITHGQLVSFIAYSSMLGLGLIGMIKLKKDLSILHLSLRKIYEIIDVPPVGTHTCGSSEALSKYNSSNDPHEENCPPMADIIQRNYSLVLEPHKKIGNINDGSSNGCINNVCNTDNSSSSSSSTTTNESSTNSGRVEGNVCTPRKSLPADENNRFPREVRGSIRFENVHFSYNSYDENRKKKVLTNINFEINKNEKVAIVGKSGSGKSTLWKLLTKEYEYEGNIYVDNYNIKDIDKTFFKKNIVSINEQECCVLNRSLYENLTYALIPVQREEEKSGKKKKKSVTVVGGVVVVVELAIMLGNQTSDNASSNLTHKNEHISYKIYHNNSKRFSNNIIEGKDNISPSLNSSEEEYISFIRGEKELIIRENVKDGVEDDDTTDTTNSNSCMNKTILTDKVSTELYRNNYELLNHYGHKLDIINATVNVLCEELNLNNFIRSMPEHIHTIIQNDSISSGQKQRLSIIRSLMKDTPIYIFDEITSFLDEANIDKLFSLINMLLPNKTIIYITHSAKILHQMDKLRSSSSSSSSSSSSSSSSSSSSSSSSSSSSSSSSSSSSSSSSSSSSSSSGAHLNVLLLLTLSPSAFFDISRERTYVQLDNVFFYTNVE
- a CDS encoding hypothetical protein (conserved Plasmodium protein) is translated as MENYESPSEILKKKEKEKAQESKEGNEKKEKLKFIDIFNENDDIDKNEVEIINFLKKKKVIHKRKGKNNDPNPYIEDTYNIDMTDIVSSNFATSNSYIEKNDVHSKENKYNRNRTIYNDSVYDNYNATYLINEIYRLKAEVEESLQKEYKTNEQKKVVEEKNNLLSISIDDMKKEIEKLKNIYDEEIVKVKESYDRRIDILTNEIHEKEHFYKKKIEAFEKESSTQLYECEAKYLSEKKKNEEKDALMERVQAEKENMAADMEKMAADMNKTKEEMGKIEEELGRMTKDREQITKKMENITKQFNTQLEDMQNKVDEANSMEKNFSNMLSGEREKSEQQKLTIEKYEKEIQNFKSIIDEKNESIKNMVKDILLIKNVYEELVKEKQLNEVSKKKLVKRIEEYEKDLLYLKNNIEGYRVNNDKLRKHNELLNEYIRKKEKEITTLFNENKYLKKENFVFNKNFLSIKRGKSNQLGKYSSDSTNIDQKGKISTCTTSEEEDIIGIEEIHTKRRVNASLGKDVAQIDDVLSHDALTMKCTNWCTNDPEKEENGRKKSIENEKYTKGAKKKKKKNGAGKKEDVLGKNKEALIKKNNIQSKKKKENNNAIVLGETGILCPKKYTFNICEPKPNGVEESARCAKRALRNDKKEGTSDRAEGGSQGSVRCSSHMGKYCCNGRSRRDASSNLNKSSSCCKSSSLDADPNKAYCGCTNYKDPKQENSAVNDKEVNLKEFRNSLSNFVMLNSSICREDGKVDKWHALSNTLRKKTSRERQVGEADEADEADEADEADEADEADEADEADEADEADEADETDEADEADEADEADETDEAGEADETDEADQADEVNEEERKKKPNVLLSKIRSTNTNLFNKELCSNKYLYDLNLYNLKKCNMFSLSNNILTEGKKKKKKKKKIYSINSLYDSNTSIIKDMNNNNMNKNTFLKNYNSEKEIPSFPVLTNITSYNTNEKKIMGGTNTRVLLQHPENYYLKEENTEKEDTIDYFLSNIKNEKISSNRYYDDIVNKIKNKTYLHKWLTKQKPASDCKPHRRKEEDLGELSNDNKVFPNNFLIERNKKRVFKNDMFNNFNEQTNIKSYLLSKYKNKSNIYGLFIINERLKSIYKNIENKKKSISNFPMANFNDESEDYVRTRMSGSFNVVQAAHSTNDNSGVFFLGSSSKKNSKKDIFLNLIKGKEPQRISLKAVEGKRSSFDCAVKEGEGNINGTLILHDSINRKGEINNKTHDYHENVVDIEKRIVCTNMDLKNSNDQKNRNTTMCNSATAFNNSNNNDLKKNCQTDEEMENVLKELKLGLKVDPFSKKQKDTNESVGPQSILRKNGTKYISNDISGGVSGRGGESEVECDKESINEHYKSGDNEKENDLSDGNLLSHKPQKVIRSHFAHKNIGMLDTARSEILHGESSAPDEKRGRCYMYYLDKIKILKNNIIGEEENLQSYRNLRDNEMFKLNEKEDIGAAFHFRKNTNNNCEPLDIGTDGEGEEGSNKLTIQNALNSNFHNFLLSYKCKKKESNSLSTEQNEIFNFLKKSSVPSDQQKCANNDMNSRKENSYFENYYNKLKRLRDKYVGVKTGTSTGMQHFFKYKDGAAADDNDYDYGDNDDDNVDVDDNLICNFQINEEKMLTPIRNATLTNNIHKSICSNSKESEKFLFNSNSLRNNITSNETGDKYSNNNILGNQKDHSHFINILKNDNDNHNGKLMYAQREEEKMNNSIHSNNISSNTTYTSDEKWNNPLQNTNIFSTCTSSSINPGVSYTRS